Proteins encoded together in one Catellatospora citrea window:
- a CDS encoding RNA polymerase sigma factor, protein MDDDELLSAVAGGDDRALRELFSRHSPWLAARLRAVLPAADVEDVLQETFVAAWRGAAGYRRDGAGGWLWGIARRQAALWLRRRGRPDLLLPSLLESSEGHTADPAEAALLRAELAEAVEALGPQDSPQRQTWRLMYVEDRPVAEVAELMGVPEGTVKSRAHQVRRLLRAALRRNDPMPDGGGR, encoded by the coding sequence ATGGACGACGACGAGCTGTTGAGTGCCGTGGCCGGCGGCGACGACCGGGCGTTGCGAGAACTCTTCTCGCGACATTCGCCCTGGTTGGCCGCCCGGCTGCGCGCCGTGCTGCCCGCCGCCGACGTGGAGGACGTGCTACAGGAGACATTCGTGGCAGCGTGGCGGGGCGCCGCAGGCTACCGGCGCGACGGCGCCGGCGGCTGGCTGTGGGGGATAGCACGGCGGCAGGCGGCGCTGTGGCTGCGCCGTCGGGGCCGCCCGGATCTGCTGTTGCCGAGCCTGCTGGAGAGCAGTGAGGGGCACACGGCCGATCCGGCAGAGGCGGCGCTGTTGAGAGCGGAGCTCGCCGAAGCCGTCGAGGCGCTCGGCCCGCAGGACAGCCCGCAGCGCCAGACCTGGCGCTTGATGTACGTCGAGGACAGGCCGGTGGCCGAGGTGGCCGAACTGATGGGCGTGCCGGAGGGCACGGTGAAGAGCCGGGCTCACCAGGTCCGCAGGCTGCTGCGCGCGGCACTACGACGCAACGACCCGATGCCGGACGGTGGTGGGCGATGA
- a CDS encoding ABC transporter ATP-binding protein — MNVATIDLTRRFGRTAAVDGVNLDAGPGVYGLLGPNGAGKTSLLRMLATVIPPTSGRIRLLGQDPGVHGQRRQIRRRLGYVPQSLGFYPGFTVVEFVEYFALLKEVPPAQVHRAVAAAVERVDLGDKARAKLRTLSGGMLRRVGIAQAIVNDPQLLLLDEPTAGLDPEQRIAFRALLRDLGQQATVIVSTHLVEDVGAACTQVALMDQGKIVFRGTPDELTARGDGTTAAGDAPLERGYSAVLAAARS; from the coding sequence GTGAACGTCGCGACCATTGACCTGACCCGCCGGTTCGGCCGCACCGCGGCCGTCGACGGGGTGAACCTGGACGCCGGCCCGGGGGTGTATGGGCTGCTCGGCCCGAACGGAGCGGGCAAGACCTCGCTGCTGCGGATGCTGGCGACGGTGATCCCGCCGACCTCGGGCCGGATCCGGCTGCTCGGCCAGGATCCCGGAGTCCACGGCCAGCGTCGGCAGATCCGCCGCAGGCTCGGCTACGTGCCGCAGAGCCTGGGCTTCTACCCGGGATTCACCGTGGTGGAATTCGTCGAGTACTTCGCGCTGCTCAAGGAGGTTCCACCAGCCCAGGTGCACCGGGCCGTCGCCGCCGCGGTCGAACGCGTGGACCTGGGCGACAAGGCCAGAGCGAAGCTGCGCACCCTGTCCGGCGGCATGCTGCGCCGTGTGGGCATCGCCCAGGCGATCGTCAACGACCCCCAACTGCTGCTACTGGACGAGCCGACCGCCGGCCTGGACCCCGAGCAGCGGATCGCCTTCCGTGCCCTGCTCCGCGACCTCGGACAGCAGGCCACTGTGATCGTCAGCACCCACCTGGTCGAAGACGTCGGCGCCGCCTGTACCCAGGTCGCCCTCATGGACCAGGGAAAGATCGTCTTCCGGGGCACACCCGACGAGCTCACCGCCCGCGGTGACGGCACGACGGCCGCAGGCGATGCCCCGCTGGAGCGCGGCTACAGCGCCGTACTCGCGGCGGCACGTTCATGA